A region from the Candidatus Methylomirabilota bacterium genome encodes:
- a CDS encoding trypsin-like peptidase domain-containing protein, which produces MRRLAIVTVLALVVAAGLVVSGILEVHVTVRPPGSSDAQPFWREARSDGALPPGLGVWIEVARSVTPAVVNISTAQRRGTAPAEEFFRRFFEGPTPQPRASLGSGFIVSADGYVVTNYHVVQQGDEIVVRLADQRELKARLAGGDPRTDIALLKIDASGLPVIAFGDSDQLPVGAPVMAIGNPFGLDQTVTTGIVSAKERYIGAGPYDNFIQTDTSINPGNSGGPLVDVHGALVGINTAIFSQSGGWQGIGFATPVNLAREVLAQLRARGKVTRGYLGVSVMPVTPELAQRSGLDEPRGAVVAEVVQGSPAARAGLRPGDVIVSFQGNPVRSPRDLTRAVAATPPRGKATLEVVGREGRRSTTATLDELPEQPPRR; this is translated from the coding sequence ATGCGTCGCCTCGCCATCGTCACCGTGCTGGCCCTGGTCGTCGCGGCCGGTCTCGTCGTGAGCGGCATCCTCGAGGTCCACGTGACCGTCCGCCCTCCCGGCAGCTCCGACGCGCAGCCGTTCTGGCGCGAGGCGCGCTCCGACGGCGCCCTGCCCCCGGGGCTGGGCGTCTGGATCGAGGTCGCCCGCAGCGTCACCCCGGCCGTGGTGAACATCAGCACCGCCCAGCGGCGCGGCACGGCGCCGGCCGAGGAGTTCTTCCGGCGTTTCTTCGAAGGCCCCACGCCGCAGCCACGGGCCAGCCTCGGCTCCGGCTTCATCGTTTCCGCGGACGGCTACGTGGTCACCAATTACCACGTGGTCCAGCAGGGCGACGAGATCGTCGTGCGCCTGGCCGATCAGCGTGAGCTCAAAGCCCGGCTGGCCGGCGGCGATCCTCGCACGGACATCGCGCTGCTGAAGATCGACGCTTCCGGCCTGCCCGTCATCGCCTTCGGTGACTCCGATCAGCTCCCGGTCGGCGCGCCCGTCATGGCCATCGGCAACCCGTTCGGGCTGGACCAGACCGTCACCACCGGGATCGTGAGCGCCAAGGAGCGCTATATCGGGGCCGGCCCGTACGACAACTTCATCCAGACCGACACGTCCATCAACCCCGGCAATTCGGGGGGCCCGCTCGTCGACGTGCACGGCGCGCTGGTGGGCATCAACACCGCGATCTTTTCCCAGTCCGGCGGCTGGCAGGGCATCGGCTTCGCCACCCCGGTGAACCTGGCCAGGGAAGTGCTGGCCCAGCTCCGCGCCCGCGGCAAGGTCACGCGCGGCTACCTGGGCGTCAGCGTCATGCCGGTAACGCCCGAGCTCGCGCAGCGCAGCGGTCTCGACGAGCCACGCGGCGCCGTGGTGGCGGAAGTCGTCCAGGGCTCGCCGGCGGCCCGCGCCGGTCTGCGACCGGGCGACGTGATCGTGAGCTTCCAGGGTAATCCCGTGCGCTCCCCGCGCGATCTCACCCGTGCCGTGGCCGCGACGCCACCGCGCGGCAAAGCCACGCTGGAAGTCGTGGGCCGCGAGGGACGGCGCTCGACCACCGCGACGCTCGATGAGCTACCGGAGCAGCCGCCGCGGCGGTAG
- a CDS encoding outer membrane beta-barrel protein has protein sequence MRRRGVLLFVVIVAVLTFAAPPASAEFFTDLYLGGAFTADNDLDAQFGTTLQLLEDVEFDSALVLGGRVGYWFPRPVYNTLGIGVALDVSYFEPDIDAQTVEGAQTVGGVVSVGDFVVFPIDISVVALGLDLMLRWTLLPSYDFPDGRLHPFISIGPAVFFTEAEDTTNFIPGGQSDSDTSLGFKMGAGVTYLIARNVGIFGEWRFTYFSPEWKFNDLGDSGRLETDLDTFHFLVGVALRF, from the coding sequence ATGCGACGACGCGGTGTGCTCCTGTTCGTGGTCATCGTGGCCGTGCTCACGTTCGCGGCGCCGCCCGCCTCCGCCGAGTTCTTCACCGATCTCTACCTGGGCGGCGCGTTCACGGCCGACAACGACCTCGACGCCCAGTTCGGCACGACGCTGCAGCTCCTGGAGGACGTCGAGTTCGACTCCGCCCTCGTCCTGGGCGGCCGCGTGGGCTACTGGTTCCCCCGCCCGGTCTACAACACGCTCGGCATCGGCGTGGCCCTGGACGTCTCCTACTTCGAGCCCGACATCGACGCCCAGACGGTCGAAGGAGCGCAAACCGTCGGAGGCGTGGTCAGTGTCGGGGACTTCGTGGTGTTCCCCATCGACATCTCCGTCGTCGCGCTGGGGCTCGATCTGATGCTGCGCTGGACGCTGTTGCCGAGCTACGACTTTCCCGACGGCCGGCTGCACCCCTTCATCAGCATCGGCCCCGCCGTCTTCTTCACCGAGGCCGAGGACACGACGAATTTCATTCCCGGCGGGCAATCCGACAGCGACACGTCGCTCGGCTTCAAGATGGGCGCGGGCGTCACCTATCTCATCGCCAGGAACGTGGGCATCTTCGGGGAGTGGCGCTTCACGTACTTCAGCCCCGAGTGGAAGTTCAACGACCTGGGCGATTCCGGCCGCCTGGAGACGGATCTCGACACGTTCCACTTCCTGGTCGGCGTCGCGCTCCGCTTCTGA
- a CDS encoding GNAT family N-acetyltransferase produces the protein MSWHVRPCASAEELRAAAAPLWHYFGRSVPSPEQLDALGRVLPPERMHAAWEDGRAVGGAGAHPFALTVPGARVPAAGVAAVGVLPTHRRRGILTAMMRAQLDACRARGEPIACLWATEDVIYGRFGYGLASFAAEIDLPRERSAYVAPDEPFGATRLVALTEAEPLVTPVYERVAARTPGMLARSSAWWQARILTDPEWRRRGGGDLQCVVLEAATGPAAYALYRLNTAWDRGVQTGAAAVVEAMGDSPRATAAIWRYLLDIDWMAHVRAILLPLDHPLLLLVAEPRRLRLSYRDGLWIRLVDVGAALAARSYATPGSVVIEVVDRFCPWNAGRWRVGEAVGRAASEAELRCDVTALGSAYLGGFTWAQLARALRVEELRPGAIARADALFRTDCAPWCPEIF, from the coding sequence ATGAGCTGGCACGTACGGCCCTGCGCGTCAGCCGAGGAGCTGCGCGCGGCCGCGGCTCCGCTCTGGCATTACTTCGGCCGGTCGGTGCCGAGCCCGGAGCAGCTCGACGCCCTGGGCCGCGTCCTGCCTCCCGAGCGCATGCACGCCGCCTGGGAGGACGGTCGCGCCGTGGGCGGCGCCGGAGCCCACCCGTTCGCGCTCACCGTGCCCGGCGCGCGCGTCCCGGCCGCCGGCGTCGCCGCCGTCGGCGTGCTGCCCACCCATCGCCGGCGCGGCATCCTGACCGCCATGATGCGCGCCCAGCTCGACGCCTGCCGCGCGCGTGGCGAGCCGATCGCCTGCCTGTGGGCAACCGAGGACGTGATCTATGGCCGTTTCGGCTACGGCCTCGCCTCGTTCGCGGCGGAGATCGATCTGCCACGCGAGCGGTCGGCCTATGTCGCGCCGGACGAGCCCTTCGGGGCGACCCGGCTGGTGGCCCTCACCGAAGCCGAGCCCCTCGTGACGCCGGTCTACGAGCGAGTCGCCGCCCGGACTCCCGGCATGCTCGCCCGCTCCTCGGCCTGGTGGCAGGCGCGGATCCTCACCGACCCCGAGTGGCGGCGACGCGGCGGCGGCGACCTGCAGTGCGTGGTGCTGGAGGCGGCCACCGGCCCCGCCGCGTACGCCCTGTACCGGCTCAATACTGCGTGGGACCGCGGGGTGCAGACGGGCGCCGCCGCCGTCGTCGAGGCCATGGGCGACTCGCCGCGCGCGACGGCCGCGATCTGGCGCTACCTGCTGGACATCGACTGGATGGCCCACGTGAGAGCCATCCTGCTGCCCCTCGACCACCCGCTACTACTGCTCGTGGCGGAGCCGCGGCGCCTGCGGCTGAGCTACCGGGACGGGCTCTGGATCCGGCTGGTCGATGTGGGCGCCGCGCTCGCGGCCCGCTCGTACGCCACGCCGGGAAGCGTCGTCATCGAGGTCGTGGACCGCTTCTGCCCGTGGAATGCGGGCCGCTGGCGCGTGGGCGAAGCCGTCGGGCGTGCCGCGAGCGAGGCCGAGCTGCGCTGTGACGTGACGGCGCTGGGCTCGGCCTATCTGGGCGGCTTCACCTGGGCCCAGCTCGCGCGGGCGCTGCGGGTGGAAGAGTTGCGCCCCGGCGCGATCGCCCGCGCCGACGCGCTGTTCCGCACCGACTGCGCCCCGTGGTGCCCGGAGATCTTCTGA
- a CDS encoding DUF1326 domain-containing protein produces the protein MATAAKTRWEMTGVGYEYCNCDFGCGCNFSGFPNSKDGSCRALVGFTATKGKCGDVDLAGVKGAGIFLWPKAIHEGNGKAAFIVDPATTDKQIDALSKIFTGQLGGLPWELLGPTFQVVGLQKAKITIEGSGRKSILRIEGVGEGRGDTLKNPVTGEEHLVNVDLPAGFIWKKGEAGQGSFRASAAGLSVESDKTNWIYYHYDWSNAA, from the coding sequence ATGGCGACGGCGGCGAAGACCCGTTGGGAGATGACCGGGGTGGGGTACGAGTACTGCAACTGCGATTTCGGGTGCGGCTGCAACTTCAGCGGGTTTCCCAACTCGAAGGACGGCAGCTGCCGCGCGCTCGTCGGCTTCACGGCCACGAAGGGGAAGTGCGGCGACGTCGACCTGGCCGGCGTGAAGGGCGCCGGCATCTTCCTGTGGCCCAAGGCCATTCACGAGGGCAACGGCAAGGCCGCCTTCATCGTCGACCCCGCCACCACCGACAAGCAGATCGACGCGCTCTCGAAGATCTTCACCGGCCAGCTGGGCGGGCTGCCCTGGGAGCTGCTGGGCCCCACCTTTCAAGTGGTTGGCCTGCAGAAGGCCAAGATCACCATCGAGGGCAGCGGCCGCAAGAGCATCCTCCGCATCGAGGGCGTGGGCGAGGGCCGCGGCGACACGCTCAAGAACCCGGTCACGGGCGAGGAGCACCTCGTCAACGTCGACCTGCCCGCCGGCTTCATCTGGAAGAAGGGCGAGGCCGGGCAGGGCTCGTTCCGGGCGTCGGCGGCCGGCCTCTCCGTCGAGTCCGACAAGACCAACTGGATCTACTACCACTACGACTGGTCGAACGCCGCCTGA
- a CDS encoding DUF2182 domain-containing protein: MSQAALETLLRRDRVLVSAALAVLVAAAWLYLLHLVSEMSKMAMPDMPGMAMAMPAMHPWSWVEVGALVIMWSVMMVAMMTPSAAPMILMFATIHRRRAAEGRPAVPTAIFVLGYLVVWTAFSVAAALAQAGLHAAALLSPAMTATSPFLAGGLLVAAGLFQWTPLKRVCLATCRSPMSFLMSSWREGRGGAFLMGVRHGLYCLGCCWALMALLFVAGVMNLLWVAALAVIVLVEKVVPAGDLAGRIAGVAMIAAGVLLMVRALS, from the coding sequence GTGAGCCAGGCAGCTCTCGAGACCCTCCTCCGGCGCGACCGGGTCCTCGTCAGCGCGGCGCTGGCCGTGCTCGTCGCCGCGGCCTGGCTCTATCTCCTGCATCTGGTCTCGGAGATGTCGAAGATGGCCATGCCCGACATGCCGGGCATGGCCATGGCCATGCCGGCGATGCACCCGTGGAGCTGGGTGGAGGTCGGCGCCCTCGTCATCATGTGGAGCGTGATGATGGTGGCCATGATGACCCCGTCCGCCGCGCCCATGATCCTGATGTTCGCCACCATCCACCGGCGCCGCGCCGCCGAGGGGCGCCCCGCGGTGCCCACGGCGATCTTCGTGCTCGGCTATCTGGTGGTGTGGACGGCCTTCAGCGTGGCGGCGGCGCTGGCCCAGGCCGGTCTGCACGCCGCCGCGCTGCTCTCGCCGGCGATGACGGCCACCAGCCCGTTCCTGGCCGGCGGGCTGCTCGTCGCCGCGGGCCTGTTCCAGTGGACGCCGCTCAAGCGCGTGTGCCTGGCCACGTGCCGCTCACCGATGTCGTTCCTCATGAGCAGCTGGCGCGAGGGTCGGGGTGGGGCGTTCCTGATGGGCGTCCGCCACGGGCTCTACTGCCTGGGGTGCTGCTGGGCGCTGATGGCCCTGCTCTTCGTGGCGGGCGTCATGAATCTGCTCTGGGTCGCCGCGCTCGCGGTGATCGTCCTGGTGGAGAAGGTGGTGCCGGCCGGCGACCTCGCCGGGCGCATCGCCGGCGTGGCGATGATCGCGGCCGGCGTGCTCCTCATGGTCCGCGCCCTCAGCTGA